A genomic window from Erythrobacter sp. BLCC-B19 includes:
- a CDS encoding flagellar biosynthetic protein FliO, whose protein sequence is MLEYLLRLALLLPVLAGLIWGSLWLTRWLQTRLGHTAADGGGRRMQLVETSLIAPGMKLAVVRFHDREILLGCTRQGMVRLGEAAVPTMAQPESE, encoded by the coding sequence ATGCTCGAATATCTCCTGCGGCTGGCGCTGCTGCTGCCGGTGCTGGCGGGGCTGATCTGGGGGAGCCTGTGGCTGACCCGCTGGCTCCAGACCCGGCTTGGCCACACCGCCGCCGATGGTGGCGGGCGGCGGATGCAGCTGGTCGAAACCAGCCTGATCGCACCCGGCATGAAGCTCGCCGTGGTGCGGTTCCATGATCGCGAGATCCTGCTGGGCTGCACCCGGCAGGGGATGGTGCGGCTCGGCGAGGCTGCCGTGCCGACGATGGCGCAGCCGGAGTCCGAGTGA
- a CDS encoding FliM/FliN family flagellar motor switch protein — translation MTFQPAAFSRFGDVAVRLSVELGRTELPLRDVLMLGEGSTVALDRLTDELLDVTANGRVIARGEVVAEKGRFALRIVSLVGEDGKDVPPMPGAAPAATPDHGAADDLAPPPVEAAPAAPAPAPAPAAPPVDPLTSALDDLL, via the coding sequence ATGACTTTCCAGCCCGCTGCCTTTTCCCGTTTCGGCGATGTTGCCGTGCGCCTTTCGGTCGAACTGGGCCGCACGGAACTGCCCTTGCGCGATGTGCTGATGCTGGGAGAGGGGAGCACCGTGGCGCTCGACCGGCTGACCGACGAATTGCTCGATGTCACCGCCAATGGCCGCGTGATCGCGCGTGGCGAGGTGGTGGCCGAGAAAGGCCGCTTTGCCCTCAGGATCGTCAGTCTGGTGGGCGAGGACGGGAAGGACGTGCCGCCGATGCCCGGCGCTGCCCCGGCTGCGACGCCCGACCATGGCGCAGCCGACGACCTTGCCCCGCCACCTGTCGAAGCGGCGCCCGCCGCGCCTGCCCCGGCGCCCGCCCCTGCCGCGCCCCCGGTCGATCCGCTGACCAGCGCGCTCGACGATCTGCTCTGA
- a CDS encoding flagellar motor switch protein FliM gives MRMGHSFQPARAAAVHCPELTNRGPRPEESAALMAAWRRDLARLLADDLSGLLSGDRLDVSITEPERVSGADALRRIGQVAANSLLRVGASAETALLSFDFATAIALTDRSFGGDGRTTGSVPDALPRSAALLVEEAATMIAGAITRASFGDMPPPAGASLRGKAQGGEVIVRSESAARLKPFALDAEALVFIIDIANRQGCTWRASLAVASDKLPRLLPGGGRRPRVRVPRTPATGMAAPFASMPLPLHAVLAEFDLSLARLQTLSPGDTIPLAMGRQVPLMVGETILAHGAVGTCENRMALRLTRLPVSASAEGFAP, from the coding sequence ATGAGGATGGGCCACAGCTTCCAGCCCGCGCGGGCCGCAGCGGTGCATTGCCCCGAGCTGACCAATCGCGGCCCGCGCCCTGAAGAAAGCGCGGCGCTGATGGCGGCATGGCGGCGCGATCTGGCGCGGCTGCTCGCCGATGATCTGTCCGGCCTGCTGTCGGGCGACCGGCTCGACGTCAGCATTACCGAGCCCGAACGTGTCAGCGGCGCGGATGCGCTGCGGCGGATCGGGCAGGTCGCGGCCAATTCGCTGCTGCGGGTGGGTGCGAGCGCCGAGACTGCGCTCCTCAGCTTCGATTTCGCCACCGCCATTGCGCTCACTGACCGCAGCTTCGGCGGTGACGGTCGCACCACCGGCAGCGTGCCCGATGCCCTGCCGCGCTCCGCCGCGCTGCTGGTCGAGGAAGCCGCGACCATGATCGCCGGTGCCATCACCCGCGCCAGCTTTGGCGATATGCCCCCGCCTGCGGGCGCATCGCTGCGCGGCAAGGCGCAGGGCGGCGAAGTGATCGTGCGCAGCGAAAGCGCCGCCCGGCTGAAGCCCTTTGCGCTCGATGCCGAGGCGCTGGTCTTCATCATCGACATCGCCAACCGCCAGGGCTGCACCTGGCGCGCGAGCCTTGCGGTGGCGTCGGACAAGTTGCCGCGCCTGCTCCCCGGCGGTGGCCGCCGTCCCCGCGTCCGGGTGCCGCGCACACCGGCGACCGGCATGGCGGCGCCCTTTGCATCAATGCCGCTGCCGCTGCACGCGGTGCTGGCGGAGTTCGACCTGTCGCTCGCCCGGCTCCAGACCTTGAGCCCCGGCGATACCATTCCGCTCGCGATGGGCCGGCAAGTGCCGCTGATGGTGGGCGAGACGATCCTCGCCCACGGCGCGGTCGGCACCTGCGAGAACCGCATGGCGCTCCGCCTGACCCGCCTTCCTGTTTCCGCTTCTGCCGAAGGGTTCGCACCATGA
- a CDS encoding flagellar basal body-associated FliL family protein: MAKGKDKAESAGEGGGKSGKGGVIKLALGAVLLLGVGAGGAYGAFAMGLLGEAAEHKPDEPKLVLKGEEDPYTLPGAEKEKDAAAPVYGEGGSKYRTVYYSFTDSFTSNLADSPGLIQVELAVSTRRDGRVLQWVKNHELAIRSAILAQLAATTEAEVYDVEGKKRLGQRLTKAVNAVLEENEGFGGIDAVHFRGFLVQ; this comes from the coding sequence ATGGCCAAGGGAAAGGACAAGGCCGAGAGCGCAGGCGAGGGCGGCGGCAAGTCCGGCAAGGGCGGGGTGATCAAGCTCGCGCTCGGCGCGGTGCTGCTGCTCGGTGTCGGCGCGGGCGGAGCCTATGGCGCCTTCGCGATGGGCCTCTTGGGCGAGGCCGCCGAGCACAAGCCTGACGAGCCCAAGCTGGTGCTCAAGGGCGAGGAAGACCCCTATACCCTGCCCGGTGCGGAGAAGGAAAAGGATGCAGCCGCCCCGGTCTATGGCGAGGGCGGCAGCAAGTATCGCACTGTCTATTACAGCTTCACCGACAGCTTCACCTCGAACCTTGCGGATTCGCCGGGTCTGATCCAGGTCGAACTGGCAGTCTCCACCCGCCGCGATGGCCGGGTGCTGCAATGGGTCAAGAACCACGAACTCGCGATCCGTTCCGCCATCCTCGCCCAGCTGGCCGCCACCACCGAGGCGGAGGTCTATGACGTCGAGGGCAAGAAGCGGCTCGGCCAGCGGTTGACCAAGGCGGTCAATGCCGTGCTGGAGGAGAACGAGGGCTTCGGCGGGATCGATGCCGTCCACTTCCGCGGGTTCCTCGTCCAATGA